One Neochlamydia sp. AcF84 genomic window, GCTATAAAGTTATGCTTTCTCTTTGCACTAAAGCTTTGTTATACTCGGGCCCATTACGTAGGCGGTAGTTAAGCTTTTTTCCATAGCTTGCCTATATTTTTGTTTTTGTAAACTAATTTTATAGCTCTTAAGGGCGTTGTTGCGTAAATGCTAAGAAGTGTAGGCGATAAGATTGCCCTTTAACACATAAGAGCTATAAAATTTAGTTTGCTTAAACAAAAATATAGGCAGGCTATGGAAAAAAAGCTTAACTACCGCATACGTAACTGGTCGGATTATAACAAAGCTTTAGAACAAAGAGGAAGCATAACTTTATGGTTTTCGGATGAAACTATTAAAGGATGGAGGGAAAATAAAAGCACGGGGAAGAAGGGCCGTCCAAGAATTTACTCTGCTGACGCTATCCTATGCGTGTTGATGATTAGGGCGGCTTATCATTTACCCCTCCGTGCTGTACGAGGGTTTGTGTCATCGCTGATTACTTTGCTGGCTTTGGGATTGCCTGTTCCTTGTTATACCCGCATTTGTAGGCGTGCTAAAGAGCTTGGGCAAGAGCTTACAAAGCTAAGCCGTAAGCGTCCGACAG contains:
- a CDS encoding transposase, coding for MEKKLNYRIRNWSDYNKALEQRGSITLWFSDETIKGWRENKSTGKKGRPRIYSADAILCVLMIRAAYHLPLRAVRGFVSSLITLLALGLPVPCYTRICRRAKELGQELTKLSRKRPT